aattttaaaataaatttgatcaatttttaagCCAATTCAAATAGGCTCTTTAAGTCTATTTTAACTTTTTGCTTTGAATACACGCTTCTTAtagctattttttttaaaaaaagatttttttaaacataGTTTAATATTTCCTTTATGTTGTATAGTTCGAATTCGAAAGTCAAACAGTTTAATTTTCACAGTCAATTCGtgtatgtatatttaattttttaaaaaacaaaattttacatatttgaaaattatctaaaaaaaatacaataaattataattattgataattttaagatattatttaaatttcaaaatcctaaaaagtgatatgttttttatttaccTATAGAAGTGTTTTATGTTGTTGAGATGCGGAAAAAATGACTAGTATAATCTCCTTTTCATAATCTTGCCCTTTTCTAGTGATGGAATTcgaaaatattaattagaaaattaaaaaaatattaggtaaaagttttttttaatatgtgaGGAACTTCAATAAGTTTAAGTATTATCTACATAATTCTTTTATATGTATGTCTTATACTTGCAAAATTTATTCTTACGGcttctttatttgaaaataaccaTTAATTAGGGGGTGATAAAATCAGTTCGTAAAATTATGATTCACCCAATTCTCTTGGATTtgaatatgttgataattcacttattttattaactCAATTCATCTTGATTCATCCAATTTAATCGATTCGAAAATTAGGTTAATATATATAAGGCCTAAATTGATCTAATAGATTAGGTAAATCAAATAACTACACGTTCTGaacatattattataattgataTCCGATAGCTTAATTTGACCGAACAAgccaatattttattttagtgatATTCTCACACATGCAATACATTTCAAAATAccataaaagaataatttagacaactaaagtttttttaatttgaataaaCCAAAAAACTAATTCTTCGATGTGACATTCTCGTTTAGTGCGTGGTATTTGGAAGGgcttaaattattattattctttttttataaaaataatgaggaTTCTTTAAACAATTTTTGAAAGGGCAAAAGGCTAACAATGATATCGAATTTTATCTAGGTACTTATTTAGTGGGATATGGTATCATATACACTTATATATACGGAGAATTTTAGTAACTTAATTGattaagtatttaaattttgattttattgataaagaTTCAGTTTCTCGTCTTGTAATAATCtcctattttgattttttttttgtattcccaatttttttttagaaagaacaacaacaaagtTATGATCATAGGGTCAATGATAGAGTCAGAATTTtcactaaaaataatcaaaatataatgaaataaatttacaaaGAATATCAATAGCTAATATATAcgcataaaataaatattttgacctAACTACTTATATATACGCAATATAATTTTCCGTATCATTTGATACCACTCAAATACATATGGAGTACTATATAAAAAACTcttttaactttatatttttggttttattttaataaaatgttcTTATAATCGTACAagtatttttaatatgataacTTTACTGGTCACTTTTAAAATGcgtcaattttttaaaactcttttcttTGGCCAACTCCATATCATCTAATTAAATATCATCAAATAAAATGACATAGGCAATgtgcatattttattttttttaaaaaaaaactcaatagtCCACACTTATATTTTCACAAGTATGTTCGATTGAGTGATAGAGCACCAACGTCATCAATCAAAGACCATCtagaatttgaaattaatatatattcctaaattgatttaatattatatCAGTTTTGTtatgattaaatattttgatatttgtttCATGTAGACGTGCAAGAATATATAGTATcgatttttctatttataaagATAGTATTTACCTTCGCTAGATATGATTTGTGAGATTACATTGAATATATGGTACGTTACgatataaatacaaattttggacaaaattgCCCCTGTATTTTGGGGTAGGTGGGAGGTTAGATTCACACAATATGATTCTCTTAAAagctatatatacatatgtatattgGGGGTCTTTtcaagtaattaattattttgtacaATTCTTTTTTAGTTTAAGGAAAAAATGTGGAGCTCAAATGTGGTGATCATAACAATTTTGGTTATAATAGAATGCATAGAAGTTGGTTTAAACACACTCAATAAAGCTGCTACTACTAGAGGAATGAGCAATTTTGTCTTCATTTTCTATGCCAATGCATTGGCTTTGTTCTTCCTTGTACCTTCTACATTCATATATCATAGGTAATTAGTTTCTCCACAGTCTATTATAATTCGATTTAACTGTGATagattttaaagttgaaattcgaaatttaaaaaattgaagttttacTTGGATAACATTTGATTTGAAGTTTTGGTGGTCAGAAATAAAAACTGATCAAACTTCATGTTCaaacaataaattttcaaaatctataGTAAAATACTAGTTAGGTATGATTTTATTATAATCAAGGATGAAGTTACCTAGagtattcattatttattataattagatCGATCGAATTCAGTAGTTTCGATTCaaactttatatttatgttaaaagTTCATTGATTTGtactaaagaaaaaattagaattcAAAACTAGTCATAAGTTTCGAATCCTAACTTCACCTATGAATTTATTTGGTTTGTAATTTTAATGCCATTTTTGTCCAACAGAATGAGGCCTTGCagaaaactcaatttttctATATTCTCTAGGATGATTCTTATTGCTTTTCTCAGGTACTTGATCAtggaattattaatttttaattattttttttcatgttattgTTGGTTATTATACTTTATAATTAtggatttaattatttttatttttttgtggacacAAATAAAAAGCTGCTCAGTCCAAATATTGTGCTACTTTGGGATAGGGTATAGTAATCCAATTCTGGCCTCAGCAATGACAGATGTTATTCCAGCTTTTACTTTCCTAATTGCTGTAATTGCAGGGTAAGTTATACATATTATTAGCATAAACTTATTCATTATTACTTTGATTTTTTCAAACATATCAAATTTCAAGTGAGATATATTTAGATACATGTTATTTACTATCATATATTGAAACAGGGAGAGAGGCAAACGAGAACAAAAGGAAAGTGAATAAGATTTGTCTATGTATcccagatacatgtgaatcacatgCACTAGATACATATGTATTTAGTGTGATTCACACGTATTTGGATTACGAAATATGTGAGTAGGACAGGAGAGTGACAAGCGAGATGGAAGGAAGGCAAGGGAGATGAGCGAGATTTATCTATGTATCTTAGATACATGcaaatttaaacacatcaaaATCTGATAGATTCATAATATTCCAAATTAACGAGTATCTAAATAATCAACTCatatattaatgaaatttcGGTAAATTACCTAAAATCAAGTTATTTTCATGTTTGTTACAAACTAACAATATATTTGTCAATGCAAGTAACTAAAATGGAAAATTCTCTAAccttttctttttgtatatatatgctATATTCTTCTATGATGATATATTGCTTTGATTTTTTAACAGGATGGAAAAGTTGGGATTAAAGTTGAAAAGCAGCCTGGCAAAGTTTATTGGgacaataatattaataattggGGCATTGCTTATGACTTTTTATATAGGCCCTccaattttttcaaatcaatcaATTACACCCcttaataattttcatcaacTTCAAATCAGTACAAAATCAAATTGGATCCTTGGAGGATTTCTCCTTGCTACTGCTAATTTGCTACTTGCAATCTTGTACATAGTccaggtatatatatatatatatagtattcgttgaaaatataattaagctAATAAAAGTATTCGCggtgaaattatattattttattgtatgaTCAGGCATGGACTATAAATGATTATCCAGAAGAATTTGTGGTGACCACAGTTACTTGTGGATTAGTAACAATTATTTCAGGTGTGGTTGGATTAATTGCTGAACAAAATTTGAGTTCTTGGAGACTTAAATCAGATTTAGAGTTGATTACTGTTTTTTATGCTGTAAGTatacaagaaataatttaatttattcgcgtttgatatttattaatatagttATAttaacatagatatataaaatattgattgTTAAAAGAATATCAGGGTTGGAGAAAAGGAAATAACTATATGGTAAGCAATCGAACTCTTGCCAGCGAGGTGAAAGCTGACACAGTTAGCCACTAATCatactttttttgaaaaattataattagacATACTTCATTATTatctattattgttattactataccatattattattattattattattattattattggatacaatgtatctaaaataaattaattatacataatttTGATTTCATGTATTGcaaaatgtatataattagaTATATCTCAACGTATTTGAATACACCAAAATCTGATATGATACGTAATATTGCAAGCTAAGGTGTGTTTAAGTAATCATCTCCTAAACTAGtgagatttatgtaagtttcttacatttttcttttcttttatttgcagGCAATTTTGATGATTGTCCTTAGAAGTTTAGTTTTTATTTGGGCATTGAAGAAGAAAGGACCTGTTTTTGTTGTAATGATAAAGCCACTTGGAATGATAGTTGCAGTCATAATGGGGGTCATTTTTCTTGGTGATGTTCTTCATGTTGGAAAGttagtaattaaattaattactcCATTCCttcttttaatctttaattaattataaaatggCTAATTTCTctatgattatttttaaattttttttgcagtATAATTGGTGGAATGATCATAGCTTTGGGGTTCTATAGTGTGATGTGGGGAAAAGCTAAAGAGGAAATGTGTGTTGAAGACATAAGCAAGGATTCTACAAGAGTATCTTTACTACATAGGCAAAGTGATAATAATGCATGagtgtttttttatatttaaatcgtatttatttttatttctaagagATAGGGTAACTGGTAAGTGAATGCGTATATATCAttctcttcaattttatttgaatgattacatttattgaatatgttattattgaaaaaaaatcatttttgacacataaaaaaaatttcttaatcaTTCATTTGGTATCGATTTTGAGTTCTAAATATAACGATATAACTTCACAGAAGATAGGCCTCGATGGTTTAGCAAAGGGCTTTCGTCTTTAATTAAGCATGTTTAGTTCAATAATTTTCTTCCTCATCAATGATTAAAGCCTTAAACCAAAACTGTGTCAACAAccttattttaatcatattactttattttctagtgaaatgaatatataaaatactcACCTGTCTCaccaataattttcttttattttttccccactattatatagttttatGAACTCTTATCTAATTAACTCCTtgaataatatttgattaaaatgaAGAGAAATACTTTCTCTGTCCAATAATACACGTCAAATATTGATTTTCCAcgcttttttaaaaattataaatgaaaggataattttatcatatcactcttcaaatataataaatataatgtcttgaaaaatatgatagagAAATGACTATAACTAATAATACGGGTAAATGAGATATTAAATGCAAAATTATCCATTGATTTCATAAAGTGAACGAGTATTATTAggcatatcaaaataatatactgGACAACTATTATTGGACAAAGAGAATAGTATTTGAAGTGGAAAAACAAAGATATAAGTAGTTGTTTCTAATATAAATTGCacttgataattttattttttgtgaaaaacattAGTAAGTTACTTCTCAAACaatattttcagaaaaaaaaactatatttgcAAATACCAATAGTCAAACTTCAACttgacaataaataaataaaaaggttcTATCAATGTGGggctaaaataattaattaaaacaatatcttgattataaaaaatacacaaaaagggaaaaaagggGGGAAAATCTTGCTAAATCATCTccaacaaaattaagaaaatgaaaggaTCATCATGGAAGAAGATGTTGATGCCTAGTGTAGGAATGGTTATTACAATAATAGCCATAGTTACAAGTATGATAATTAGCAAAATAGCCATGTCTAAAGGACTTAGTAGCTTCATCATTGTTGTCTACTCAAATGCTATTGCCACTCTCATAGTTTTTCCTCCTTCCATCTTCATCTTTATAACAAGGTTCTTAATTCTCTTTCATCTTCATTATTCTTCAATTCTTCATCTATTGATCGGAGTAAAGGCAGAGTCAGGATTATGAATTTTCAAAAGGTAGCTTATTAAGTTCTTGATCAATTATATATAGTATACGTTAAgtgttttttaaatataaatacaaatacaaaatttgGATCATAGCTACTAAGTTTTGTGCCAAACTCTTTTAAGTCAAATTGTTGTTGGAACATCATTATTGTTTTGGacttgtaaaaaaatatatcaaagttGTTGAGTAAAGATAGTGGATTCATTAACATATAATcactcacaaaacaaatataagaagaaaaataacaCAAGAATTTactaattttcctttttatttctttttttgatttgtAGATCAAGAAGTCATCCATTGACCTTCTCTGCTATTTGGAGAATCTTGGTGCTCGCTTTAAACGGGTAATTGGTATTCCCTTCGtccttttttagtttttatatttcttttttcgagagttaatttaattaattttaaaaaaataaattagattacattaattgaaaatcttaaaaataaaattttaaatatttaaaaactatacaaaaaatattataaattacaaaattatatataacaaataaaaaaaggagGAATACTATTAAGTAGAATCAAATGTTTTTTAATGACTTATCATAGAAGTTCTACTTAAGTTAAAAAAGTTGTTCTATTTTAAGACTAAAATTAGTACTCTTTGTCCAAATTTATGACTCATTTTCTAAATtcagtaaatagtaggggtgggcattcggtatttcggttcggttcggtttttttttttcggttttttcggttttcggttttagtaaattgcgtaccgaataccgaaccgaaatattttggttcggttcggtttttgttaattcggttcggtttttgttaattcggttcggttttttatttcggttttttaatgggcctctttagtgggctttttaaaattttaaactttacaattttttcaattttttgtttgatttttcaacttaatgGGCTTTGATATTTCAACTTAATGGGCTTTGATATTTCAACttaaagtttcttatttttttaaaaaaatttatttaatattaataattattaaatataatataatttataaattataatataatatttcggtttaaaccgaaataccgaattcCAAAGTAATATGTAccgaaaaccgaaccgaaataccgaaaatacaaaaaattaaatcgaataccgaaccgaaaaccgaaataccgaaaccgaaattctgaaaaatttcggttcggttcggtgttTCGGTTTTCCGATTTTTATGCCCAACCCTagtaaatagtttaattttaaaatgttcattttattcttaataaaataatataatcagaCAACTATCTATGTCAGTACTGTTAAGTCAAACTACATCACATATACTGAAATAACGAGAGTAGTAATTAATTTCTTAAGGAAGAATGGTTGTTTGATGTGTTGAACAATAGGTGTTTTGGGCAAATATGTGATTATGTTGGTATAAGTTATAGCTCTCAACACTTGCCACAGCAATGCTCAATCTTATTCCAGGCTTTACTTTCATCCTTGCCATTACTTTCAGGTATTTCTCCCTCTTGGATTAATTTGTTAAGTTTAAACAAACACATatatttggggggggggggggggaaNAATATTATGAAAAGTCATCTTTTAAGTTCTATAAATAAGACTTTTCTAGAAGTAGCCTAAGAAAAATCTAAAGGTCTATATATCAGGGTTTTATATAACCCGAAGGGAATTGCTTGTATTTTTCCCTATACAATATCTCTTTAAGAAAAGTGATTCTTCACGCCTCAAAACCATATTCTTCTTTAATtgtatttcttattatttttctaacaaTATGTacttataataaattattgaacTATAGTAAGTTCCATTGTAAATATTCTATGGAGTAAGAGAATTAGATATGTTGATTATTGCCACTTTTATATAGGATGGAAGTGATCAATTGGAAAAGTTGGAGTAGCTATGCCAAAGCCTTTGGGACATTTGTTTCAATTGGAGGTGCATTTGTTTTGACATTTTATAAGGGCCCTCCAATCATTAACCAACACTTAACTTCTACTTTCTCAACTCAACAAAATTGGAACCTTGGAGGAGTTATACTTGCTTGTGAGTCTATGTCCACTTCACTATTTGGTACGACGAAAGTAATttcttacttttaaaaatatatttctgtCAACGaaacaaaaaatgacttttaaaaatgtatattttgtCAACGAAACATTAGAAAATGACTTTTGGCCGTGTGTTATTAATTaactatgatattttttttaatttttgttttttaggcTTCAATTCTTAAGATATACCAAGAAGAGATGGTGATAGTGTGTTTGTATTGCTTCTTTGTGACCATCATATCTACATTAATATCCCTAGTGGTGGAGAGAAATACAAATGCTTGGATGATATATCTAGACATTCGTCTCATTGCTATTCTCTATTCGGTAATACTAACAACAAAACACAcgttcattttctttttgactCGAAtctataaaaaagtaaaattagttcACGAAAATATGACTAGTCTATGTTATTTTATGATTGGATGTGTTAATGACTCACTTATATTAAGTCAAATCATCTAATAGATTGGGTTGATTTGAAGTACATGTATTGATTTATGAGAAAAATTGTCaaactattttaatttgttatttgatatatgttattataattatacttaTTTAAGACAATTAACTTACATTAGAATTTGTTCATTTAGGGTATAATTGGTATAGCATTTAGGAGTTGTATGACAACATGGTGCCTCAAGAAGACAGATCCTCTCTTTGTTTCAATGTTCAAACCCTTTGCCATTGTTTTTGCTCTTCTCATTGGTACCTTTTGCTTTAGAGATGCTTTCTACTTAGGAAGGTATGTATTATTAACTATTATAAATTTGagaaaagtatttaaaatacctCTAAATTTGGTGTGAATTATTAGTTTTCATCTTTGAAATATTGTCTGTCTGAAAAACATTCCTCTACTTCACTAACTGAACTTAAATAAATGAACTTCTTTATCTTGTCATATTGGTAAAATATGCCTCTAAATTCTTGCCAAGTTTAAAGGTGTTTTCAACATTTCTCTCGGCATTTTATTTGGAGTCTCACGCTCCTATAAGAGTTTGAGACCATTTTTCTGGCAAATCGAGGGTGTTTTTATATTCAATTAGTCAAGTAGAGGAGTTTTTTAAAGACTGTTAAATAGTTCGGAATGAACCACACCGAGTTCATTCAAGAGTGTTTTCAATACGCCAAACTCACGGCATGTTTTAACATTAATATtctaatcattttaaaaatttctatattcaataaaaaattatcgatatgttacataaaatgaaatgaatctAAGGGGTAAAataaacattaagatatgatatgtGTACTAATATAGACATTTTTTTGCAGTTTGGTGGGATCAGTGACCACAGTGATTGGGTTTTATGCTGTGATGTGGGGAAAAACTCAAGAAAAATACTATGAGGggaacaacttagaaacacttGCTGAAAATAATGTCCCTCTGCTGCAAAATGAGGCATAAATACGGTGTTTAAGTCAGTTCGTGTGCacctcaattaattttatgtaataCTTGTTATCTTCCACCAACACAAATACTGAATCAATTCATTTCGCGGAAAGAAATAATTGTATGTTAGTTGTAAAGAtagtgttttaaatttatactcatGTATTATAtcgatataaataaatatataaaaatcatttaatcaagttacattttttttagttaattttctcaaaaaacgtGTAAAAAACATGACAAactaaaatgaaacaaaatagtatatcataaaaattgttaggatcgaatccacacacacttgatgaatgaagaacacaagaactttctagagagagagatgagagacctagagagagagagaaactaaTATTTTGTGGTAACACCCGTGAATAAATTTCCACGGtgtggggtatatatattaattattcaaagtatttttggttatagaaaataaatggagaataaatagtatagcgtaaacattaatatatgacagtaaatcaaatattaatcaagCTCCACGAcctaatataaataattgagCATTATATGACCTCCGGACATACTTCTAATAACACTACCTAACTATGATTTGTAGattgtaaaatattatttaaccaattattgtttcaataggatgtctatataatttataaaaactcaataatttttatatccATATAACAAaccacaatattttttttaaaaaaaatacaatagctttttcttaaatgaatatattagtGCAAGTGATAAATACCACCCACCCACTATGGTcattcaataaattaaaataagggaATACCACGCATGCTGGTACGTtagaaataagtaaaataaagaaactaatcataataaaatttaaaatatattgtagATCCATTGTCAATTTCAATAAATACTGACAAAAAGACAAATCAAGAATATATTAGTACACTAAaaatagacaattaaaatattgttatgAATCGATATATGTTCCTTTTAATACAATTTGATTACTTCTATGAATCTCATTAATGTTCAGAAAAATTCAAACATGTCCATTGGTTTTTAGAACAACTTTGTAAATATATCTTCGATATGAAAATCGAAAAAGTTCAATTCGAACAAGtttcaaattcataaatttgttttaattgattaaaaaatatttcgaTTCGAAGAGATGAAAATGAGTGGAGTGGTTCCATTTATAGCTATGATTGTTCAGCAATTAGCACAAGTTGGATTAGCTGTGGTAGCTAAAGGGGCTATGTCAACTGGGATGACTAGTTTCACTTACACTTTCTATTCAAGTGCTTTTTCAACCCTACTTCTTATTCCAATTTCATTCTTCCTCCATAGGTACGTAAATCGAttcatgatttaatttgatttgatttgagtgaCGGAAGAAACAATGATCATAGTTGATTTGATTTGTAACTATATGTTAATAATGAAAAGACATGATTTATGCTTTTTAACGTATTATCTCAGGTTTGAActtaaattttctaaaaaaagtcaaaatggttttaaatagttttgttgatttttgaaaaaattatgaattgaaGTGTGCTCTTTTTTTGATATATGAAATTTGTGTTCAAAC
The window above is part of the Solanum pennellii chromosome 5, SPENNV200 genome. Proteins encoded here:
- the LOC107019110 gene encoding WAT1-related protein At3g28050-like, producing the protein MWSSNVVIITILVIIECIEVGLNTLNKAATTRGMSNFVFIFYANALALFFLVPSTFIYHRMRPCRKLNFSIFSRMILIAFLSCSVQILCYFGIGYSNPILASAMTDVIPAFTFLIAVIAGMEKLGLKLKSSLAKFIGTIILIIGALLMTFYIGPPIFSNQSITPLNNFHQLQISTKSNWILGGFLLATANLLLAILYIVQAWTINDYPEEFVVTTVTCGLVTIISGVVGLIAEQNLSSWRLKSDLELITVFYAAILMIVLRSLVFIWALKKKGPVFVVMIKPLGMIVAVIMGVIFLGDVLHVGNIIGGMIIALGFYSVMWGKAKEEMCVEDISKDSTRVSLLHRQSDNNA
- the LOC114077303 gene encoding WAT1-related protein At3g28050-like; the encoded protein is MVIVCLYCFFVTIISTLISLVVERNTNAWMIYLDIRLIAILYSGIIGIAFRSCMTTWCLKKTDPLFVSMFKPFAIVFALLIGTFCFRDAFYLGSLVGSVTTVIGFYAVMWGKTQEKYYEGNNLETLAENNVPLLQNEA